A genomic region of Leptospira mtsangambouensis contains the following coding sequences:
- a CDS encoding O-methyltransferase has translation MKPRPSIYIPELESYIDSSLVYKPNPVFAEMETYAKEKNIPIVTAATGAVLSHLVSLVRPKQILELGTGLGYSTLWMAVGSPETMFVTVDRHKEQADLMDGYAEKMGILEQIHVKRVTDSVMDYLEKEYSEWVGSDLFFVDCDKITYPEIFRILWKEAKPGSYFLFDNMLWHGRVLSPDPKKPSDLAVMALWNEVKSQVLGYTLYPVGDGLLFFQKDKK, from the coding sequence ATGAAACCAAGGCCGAGCATTTACATTCCAGAACTTGAATCTTATATTGATTCGAGTTTGGTGTACAAACCAAACCCTGTGTTTGCTGAAATGGAAACGTACGCCAAAGAAAAAAATATCCCCATTGTCACTGCTGCCACCGGTGCTGTTTTATCTCATTTGGTATCTCTTGTCAGGCCCAAACAAATTTTGGAATTAGGAACTGGGCTCGGTTATTCTACTCTTTGGATGGCCGTGGGTTCACCGGAGACAATGTTTGTGACTGTGGATCGCCATAAAGAACAAGCTGATCTGATGGATGGATATGCCGAAAAAATGGGAATTTTAGAACAAATCCATGTTAAACGAGTGACGGACTCTGTGATGGATTATTTAGAAAAGGAATATTCGGAGTGGGTAGGTTCAGATCTTTTTTTTGTGGATTGTGATAAAATTACCTACCCTGAAATCTTTCGAATTCTCTGGAAGGAAGCAAAACCAGGGTCTTATTTTTTATTCGATAATATGTTATGGCATGGAAGGGTCCTTTCTCCCGATCCAAAGAAACCTTCTGATTTAGCGGTGATGGCACTTTGGAATGAGGTGAAATCCCAAGTTTTAGGTTATACTTTGTATCCTGTTGGTGATGGATTACTCTTTTTTCAAAAGGATAAAAAATAG
- a CDS encoding M16 family metallopeptidase, whose protein sequence is MMSKLRIFFLCFFLQFLPLFSQDQFFGTSESQFRDKIKTIRLDNGLTVVMMKRGTSPTVALYIKFLVGAVDETPEEAGTAHLLEHMLFKGTKTVGTTNYEKEEKYQKQIEVWGTELDDLKLKIRDLTTRGETIPRSLEEEKETLERRLKNLIQLQDEFIVKNEDSYIYEQNGEIGFNAYTSQDVTNYQIQLPNNRIEVWAKIESDRLKHPILREYYTERDVVIEERRMRTDDIGGSVLREKFYSMAFESHPYRKSIIGYSTGLPFLKIEETKAFFQKHYTPDRMVISVVGQFDFEETESIIRKYFSDLKPGKPRPIQKQEEKSFPGEKRFKVYHPSGSQMMMGFLKPPYPHKDNSSFDVLSTILTSGTGSRLYKRLVLEEKLVLSVRAVNGDPGERYKNYFVFFIKPNEGAKLDVIENIIWDELSKIKESGVPKEELDKVKNQMVSDFIKTLDDNSAIADLLSYYQLLYGDWNGLFRQYSSIMKTSSNDLQSLIPTYLTKDKVVIGVLEDVRKKSE, encoded by the coding sequence ATGATGTCGAAATTACGAATCTTTTTCCTTTGTTTTTTCCTACAATTTTTGCCCCTTTTTTCCCAGGACCAATTTTTTGGAACCTCTGAGTCACAGTTTCGAGACAAGATAAAAACCATTCGTTTGGACAATGGACTGACTGTTGTGATGATGAAGAGAGGAACTTCTCCTACTGTTGCTTTGTACATTAAATTTCTCGTCGGAGCTGTGGATGAAACCCCTGAGGAAGCAGGTACCGCCCACCTTTTGGAACATATGCTTTTCAAAGGAACAAAAACTGTCGGTACTACAAACTACGAAAAAGAAGAAAAATACCAAAAACAAATCGAAGTTTGGGGAACAGAACTTGATGATCTGAAATTAAAAATTCGTGATCTGACAACTCGTGGCGAAACCATTCCCCGTTCATTAGAAGAGGAAAAAGAAACCTTAGAACGCCGATTAAAAAATCTCATTCAATTGCAAGATGAGTTCATTGTAAAAAACGAAGATTCTTATATTTATGAACAAAATGGGGAAATAGGATTCAACGCATACACTTCGCAAGATGTTACCAACTATCAAATCCAACTTCCCAATAACCGAATCGAAGTTTGGGCAAAAATTGAATCCGATCGTTTGAAACATCCAATCTTACGTGAATATTATACTGAGAGAGATGTTGTGATTGAAGAACGTCGGATGCGAACCGACGACATTGGAGGTTCTGTTTTACGAGAGAAATTTTATTCTATGGCATTTGAGAGCCATCCTTATCGTAAGTCCATCATCGGTTATTCTACAGGCCTTCCTTTTTTAAAAATAGAAGAAACCAAAGCATTTTTCCAAAAACATTATACTCCAGACCGAATGGTGATTTCTGTTGTAGGTCAGTTTGATTTTGAAGAAACGGAGTCCATCATCCGTAAGTATTTTTCTGACCTAAAACCAGGGAAACCAAGGCCGATCCAAAAGCAGGAAGAAAAATCTTTTCCAGGTGAAAAACGATTCAAAGTTTACCATCCATCCGGAAGCCAAATGATGATGGGTTTTCTTAAACCACCTTATCCACATAAAGATAATTCATCCTTTGATGTATTATCAACTATCCTCACTTCAGGAACGGGATCTAGGTTATACAAACGACTTGTATTAGAAGAGAAGTTGGTATTGAGTGTGAGAGCGGTGAATGGTGATCCAGGTGAACGATATAAAAATTACTTTGTGTTTTTTATCAAACCGAATGAGGGAGCCAAACTGGATGTCATCGAAAATATCATCTGGGATGAACTTTCGAAAATAAAGGAATCTGGAGTTCCAAAAGAGGAATTGGATAAGGTCAAAAATCAAATGGTTTCTGATTTTATCAAAACTTTGGATGATAATTCAGCAATTGCTGATCTTTTAAGTTACTATCAATTGTTATATGGTGATTGGAATGGGTTATTTCGCCAATATTCTTCCATTATGAAAACTTCATCCAATGACCTTCAATCTCTGATTCCAACATACTTAACCAAAGACAAGGTTGTGATCGGTGTATTGGAAGATGTAAGGAAAAAATCAGAATGA
- a CDS encoding MBL fold metallo-hydrolase, protein MLTASFEYKGIKFEGLSEGGIRTSIICPSLDFMFDFGFINPDKIHIGKILLSHAHLDHSCGIPYYVSQRSLRKLPVPKIYLPKSLEPKMSQILKLYSEIEDFDYECELIGLDFGDRVELKPGYFFKPWQSFHRVPSQGYTVYETKRKLKKEWTSLSSEEIRNKKDLGEDPTEEISVPLVSFSGDTKIEYVLENEDVRKSKILFMECTYYCEKRDVDRAREWGHTHFDEIVANASAFENEAIVLIHPSKRYSYRELNDLVRKKTPPILKDRVSLFLPPKS, encoded by the coding sequence ATGTTAACAGCTAGTTTTGAATACAAGGGAATTAAATTTGAAGGATTGTCCGAAGGTGGAATTCGGACATCCATCATTTGTCCTTCCCTTGACTTTATGTTTGATTTTGGATTTATCAATCCTGATAAAATTCATATAGGAAAGATATTGTTATCTCATGCCCACCTGGATCATTCCTGTGGGATTCCTTATTACGTATCCCAAAGAAGTTTAAGAAAACTCCCCGTTCCTAAAATTTATCTTCCAAAATCTTTGGAACCCAAAATGTCTCAAATTCTAAAACTATATTCTGAAATTGAAGATTTTGATTATGAATGTGAACTGATCGGTTTGGATTTTGGTGATAGGGTTGAATTAAAACCTGGTTATTTTTTTAAACCTTGGCAAAGTTTTCATCGGGTTCCTTCACAAGGTTATACTGTATATGAAACCAAACGAAAATTAAAGAAAGAATGGACGAGCCTAAGTTCCGAAGAAATTCGTAATAAAAAAGATTTGGGTGAAGATCCCACAGAAGAAATTTCAGTCCCGCTTGTTTCATTTTCAGGGGACACAAAAATAGAATACGTTTTAGAAAATGAAGATGTTCGCAAAAGTAAAATTCTCTTTATGGAATGTACTTACTATTGTGAAAAAAGAGACGTGGACCGAGCTCGGGAATGGGGTCATACTCATTTCGATGAAATTGTGGCCAATGCTTCTGCATTTGAAAACGAAGCCATTGTTCTCATCCATCCTTCCAAACGATATAGTTATCGTGAGTTAAACGATCTTGTCCGCAAAAAGACTCCTCCTATTTTAAAAGATAGAGTTTCTCTTTTTTTACCACCCAAATCATGA
- a CDS encoding M16 family metallopeptidase yields the protein MKRIYLILIVFSFFNLSAREMGDFVRDLKFKPLVFEVPEIKSVKQPSGVEIFSLKNAEFPIVYADIYVYHGRKNLGKRPVEITKLLEDSWELSGSKTYPKEKFLETLEFYGASFSVSIDYEKTIFSFAYLTSTEKEVLPIIQSFFDSPNLDESLVTTTKGKLTEEIKRRNDNPTALGSRKAKEALFLGTIAGTSMQIAALESLKMDELIEFQSEILKEPKRRFLVTGDYDLKSWERFFPNLPESNEKNNSESITPLFLSENIKKTGNKIRLVEKDVSQSFISMVGVLPEHNHPDFYAIQVLNYIIGAGGFNSYYMREIRNNRGLAYSAGSNTDFQENYGTIQFFAMTKTESVKEVLSLMQELIQPKLIDSLTEDELVRAKNAIINQFVFQFEDDKRTLASEVRRRDHKMPDGYLQNFRKEIDRLTLSDLKRVGKLYFQSDKLIITIVGPKVLESSFGEAVKVIQPED from the coding sequence ATGAAACGTATTTATTTAATTTTAATTGTTTTTAGTTTTTTTAATCTTTCTGCTCGTGAAATGGGGGATTTTGTTCGGGATTTAAAATTTAAACCATTAGTGTTTGAAGTTCCTGAAATCAAATCAGTTAAACAACCATCAGGTGTTGAAATTTTTTCATTAAAAAATGCAGAGTTTCCCATCGTGTATGCAGATATTTACGTGTATCATGGCAGGAAAAATTTAGGCAAACGACCGGTAGAGATCACTAAACTTTTGGAAGATAGTTGGGAATTGTCAGGATCAAAAACTTACCCAAAAGAAAAGTTCCTAGAAACTTTGGAGTTTTATGGAGCATCCTTTTCTGTTTCAATCGATTATGAAAAAACAATATTTAGTTTTGCTTATTTAACATCGACTGAGAAGGAAGTGCTTCCTATCATACAGTCATTTTTTGATTCTCCTAACTTAGATGAGTCATTGGTAACCACAACCAAAGGGAAACTCACGGAAGAGATCAAACGTAGAAATGACAATCCAACTGCCCTCGGTTCAAGGAAAGCAAAAGAGGCTTTGTTTTTGGGCACAATAGCGGGAACCTCTATGCAAATCGCTGCACTGGAATCTTTAAAAATGGATGAACTCATTGAGTTTCAGTCAGAGATTTTAAAAGAACCAAAACGTAGATTCCTTGTGACTGGTGATTATGACTTAAAATCTTGGGAACGTTTTTTCCCCAACTTACCTGAAAGTAATGAAAAAAATAATTCTGAGTCCATCACACCTTTGTTTCTTTCTGAGAACATTAAAAAGACAGGGAATAAAATTCGACTTGTTGAGAAGGATGTCAGTCAAAGTTTTATTTCGATGGTCGGAGTCCTGCCTGAACACAATCATCCAGATTTTTATGCCATCCAAGTTTTGAATTATATCATTGGCGCCGGAGGATTTAACTCCTATTATATGAGAGAAATTCGTAACAATCGGGGTCTTGCTTATTCTGCTGGAAGTAATACGGATTTCCAAGAAAATTACGGAACCATTCAATTCTTTGCGATGACAAAAACAGAGTCAGTCAAAGAAGTTTTATCCCTTATGCAAGAACTCATCCAACCCAAACTCATAGATTCATTGACAGAAGACGAACTGGTTCGAGCAAAGAACGCCATCATCAATCAGTTTGTATTTCAGTTTGAAGATGATAAAAGGACTCTTGCAAGCGAAGTGCGAAGGCGTGATCATAAAATGCCAGACGGATACTTACAAAATTTTAGGAAAGAAATTGATCGTTTGACACTTTCTGATTTAAAACGAGTGGGTAAATTGTATTTCCAATCAGACAAATTGATCATCACCATTGTTGGCCCTAAGGTTTTAGAGTCATCTTTTGGGGAAGCAGTAAAGGTGATACAACCGGAAGATTGA
- a CDS encoding N-acetylmuramoyl-L-alanine amidase translates to MVFLSSHNLQKSLSILYFVFFSFSLEAVPVFRIVVDPGHGGVAKDPKAQHGDKYDSVTQTYLETYKQGTEHGNVTERKVVLDLAKEVHRVLKLTETEAGWKEFEEYLKRFSKKSDFQRVILESKLTRESSFDDDPNSDDPNSAYRLYDFPDQKTGVRRKGRLSKINELKPQLVLSLHLNPASKGQTGGMGAVLTPGYKTFSKLRKISDKKNSPNGFTNGPWSEWLIFQSGWTKLENAIADTWIYFHGYWPKKNGKDTDLTKFEGYRQNMVSWHYADEPNWEKQIGKPGPYATDHETFSETGKFWEREKGKKEEWRREGGREGFGGDNHFVTKELMRFVQYGLPVLLKEKDSPYPELGPIQKPYISTYSLPTYTNALCAFIEIGYVNRSRDVKYLTQNKKETAISLAVGIYSLFVGLDVKKIPSLPYNPKGKKVNWERYENYFDEVL, encoded by the coding sequence GTGGTCTTTTTGTCTTCTCATAACTTACAAAAATCTTTATCAATTCTCTATTTTGTATTTTTTTCCTTTTCCTTGGAAGCTGTTCCTGTCTTTCGGATCGTAGTAGATCCTGGCCATGGAGGGGTTGCCAAAGATCCCAAGGCACAACATGGAGACAAATATGATAGTGTCACCCAAACTTATTTAGAAACATACAAACAAGGGACCGAACATGGGAATGTTACGGAAAGAAAGGTAGTTCTTGACTTAGCAAAAGAAGTCCACCGAGTTTTAAAACTAACTGAGACAGAAGCAGGTTGGAAAGAATTTGAAGAATATCTCAAACGGTTCTCTAAAAAATCAGATTTCCAACGAGTGATTTTGGAAAGTAAACTCACTCGTGAGTCGTCGTTTGATGATGACCCAAACTCTGATGATCCCAATTCTGCCTATCGGTTGTATGATTTTCCGGACCAAAAAACAGGCGTAAGGCGAAAAGGTAGACTATCTAAAATCAATGAACTAAAACCTCAACTTGTTTTGTCTTTACATTTAAATCCTGCTAGTAAAGGACAAACGGGTGGAATGGGTGCTGTTCTCACTCCCGGTTATAAAACATTCTCAAAATTAAGAAAAATTTCAGATAAAAAAAACTCACCGAACGGATTTACAAATGGTCCATGGTCGGAATGGTTAATATTTCAGTCAGGTTGGACGAAACTGGAAAATGCCATAGCTGACACCTGGATTTATTTTCATGGGTATTGGCCTAAAAAAAATGGAAAGGATACAGATCTTACAAAATTTGAAGGTTACCGCCAAAATATGGTTAGTTGGCATTACGCTGATGAACCTAATTGGGAAAAACAAATTGGAAAACCAGGGCCCTACGCAACAGACCATGAAACCTTTTCTGAAACGGGAAAGTTTTGGGAAAGAGAAAAAGGAAAAAAAGAAGAGTGGAGAAGGGAAGGTGGAAGAGAAGGGTTTGGTGGCGACAATCATTTTGTGACAAAGGAACTAATGCGTTTTGTCCAGTATGGACTCCCTGTTTTATTAAAAGAAAAGGACTCTCCTTATCCAGAACTTGGTCCCATCCAAAAACCTTACATTTCTACATATAGTTTGCCAACGTACACCAATGCCCTTTGTGCCTTCATTGAAATTGGATATGTAAACCGTAGTCGTGATGTCAAATACTTGACCCAAAACAAAAAAGAAACTGCTATTTCTTTGGCAGTGGGTATCTATTCTCTGTTTGTTGGTCTGGATGTCAAAAAAATCCCTTCACTCCCATACAATCCTAAAGGTAAAAAAGTAAACTGGGAACGATATGAGAACTATTTTGATGAAGTTTTATAA
- a CDS encoding lipoprotein: MNKTLSRMILSFSILVFVWNCKSKETKEVPQTKDTENEVILEFTKAKEGFLSESLFQVAVSSVLPSESERTEEAKTIAEQKSLNLLKTYTIPNLSEKGRKELRDISKEGKIVDKNVSVGGRYFFLYQIQKSNLKRLVTKDLE; the protein is encoded by the coding sequence ATGAACAAAACTTTATCAAGGATGATTCTATCTTTCTCAATTCTTGTTTTTGTTTGGAATTGTAAATCCAAAGAAACAAAAGAAGTCCCACAAACCAAAGATACTGAAAACGAAGTAATTTTAGAATTTACGAAAGCAAAGGAAGGATTTCTTTCTGAATCTTTATTCCAAGTTGCAGTATCTAGTGTTCTTCCCTCCGAATCAGAACGAACCGAAGAAGCAAAAACAATTGCCGAACAAAAGTCTCTGAACTTATTAAAAACCTATACAATCCCCAATCTTTCTGAGAAGGGAAGAAAAGAACTCCGCGATATTTCCAAGGAAGGTAAAATTGTGGATAAAAACGTTTCTGTTGGAGGTAGGTATTTTTTCTTATACCAAATTCAAAAATCCAACTTGAAACGCCTTGTAACCAAAGACTTAGAATAA
- the mpl17 gene encoding cell surface protein MPL17, which produces MKQIRFLVLFSFLVTLFFVGSNHLGSGLSADPLDSHPIEISIKQKSVGKYELELFLPKDFGFQMEAPHRIYLSGTDGLKVLNADLKLKGPIHHKKPEYFEFVKPLTFQVEGKGKLQLDAKLFYCNFVKNICIPAKVNKSFSI; this is translated from the coding sequence ATGAAACAAATTCGTTTTTTGGTTCTCTTTTCTTTTTTGGTAACTTTGTTTTTCGTTGGTAGTAATCATTTAGGATCTGGACTCAGTGCCGATCCTTTGGATTCACATCCAATAGAAATTTCGATCAAACAGAAATCCGTTGGGAAGTATGAGTTGGAATTGTTTTTACCAAAAGATTTTGGGTTCCAGATGGAAGCACCACACCGTATCTATTTGTCTGGCACAGATGGACTAAAAGTTTTGAATGCAGACCTAAAACTAAAAGGGCCAATCCATCACAAAAAACCTGAATATTTTGAATTTGTTAAACCCTTAACCTTCCAAGTGGAAGGAAAAGGGAAGTTACAGTTGGATGCGAAGTTGTTTTATTGTAACTTTGTGAAAAATATTTGTATTCCCGCTAAGGTAAACAAATCATTTTCCATTTAA
- a CDS encoding PaaI family thioesterase — translation MKSVAKKNLSFASSPDNADGLQLKITFDEDTKTAFGDYTCPEKYQGLPDQIHPGIISTILDEIMVKINEAMNFETTTGELTIRFLQPAKVNEPLHLRGWFVKKNKKIIENRAEIENEIGKIVARGKGKYIEAED, via the coding sequence GAAATCCGTTGCGAAAAAAAATCTCAGCTTTGCCTCCTCACCGGACAATGCAGACGGGTTGCAGCTAAAAATCACTTTCGACGAAGACACAAAAACTGCCTTCGGTGATTACACCTGCCCCGAAAAATACCAGGGTTTACCGGATCAAATCCACCCAGGTATTATTTCTACCATCTTAGACGAAATCATGGTCAAGATCAACGAAGCGATGAATTTCGAAACCACTACAGGTGAATTGACGATTCGATTCTTACAACCTGCAAAGGTAAACGAACCACTCCACTTACGTGGTTGGTTTGTGAAAAAGAATAAAAAAATCATAGAAAACCGTGCTGAAATAGAAAATGAGATCGGCAAAATAGTGGCCCGCGGAAAAGGTAAATATATCGAAGCTGAAGACTGA